From one Saccharomyces cerevisiae S288C chromosome XVI, complete sequence genomic stretch:
- the MLH3 gene encoding mismatch repair protein MLH3 (Protein involved in DNA mismatch repair and meiotic recombination; involved in crossing-over during meiotic recombination; forms a complex with Mlh1p; mammalian homolog is implicated mammalian microsatellite instability): MSQHIRKLDSDVSERLKSQACTVSLASAVREIVQNSVDAHATTIDVMIDLPNLSFAVYDDGIGLTRSDLNILATQNYTSKIRKMNDLVTMKTYGYRGDALYSISNVSNLFVCSKKKDYNSAWMRKFPSKSVMLSENTILPIDPFWKICPWSRTKSGTVVIVEDMLYNLPVRRRILKEEPPFKTFNTIKADMLQILVMHPMISLNVQYTDKLRINTEVLFRSKNITEGLTKHQQMSQVLRNVFGAIIPPDMLKKVSLKFNEYQIEGIISKMPVGLKDLQFIYINGRRYADSAFQGYVDSLFQAQDFGEKGMSLLKTKSVGKPYRSHPVFILDVRCPQTIDDLLQDPAKKIVKPSHIRTIEPLIVKTIRSFLTFQGYLTPDKSDSSFEIVNCSQKTATLPDSRIQISKRNQVLNSKMKIARINSYIGKPAVNGCRINNSTINYEKIKNIRIDGQKSRLRNKLSSRPYDSGFTEDYDSIGKTITDFSISRSVLAKYEVINQVDKKFILIRCLDQSIHNCPLLVLVDQHACDERIRLEELFYSLLTEVVTGTFVARDLKDCCIEVDRTEADLFKHYQSEFKKWGIGYETIEGTMETSLLEIKTLPEMLTSKYNGDKDYLKMVLLQHAHDLKDFKKLPMDLSHFENYTSVDKLYWWKYSSCVPTVFHEILNSKACRSAVMFGDELTRQECIILISKLSRCHNPFECAHGRPSMVPIAELK, encoded by the coding sequence atgagcCAGCATATTAGGAAATTAGATTCTGATGTTTCTGAAAGACTTAAATCTCAGGCATGCACGGTATCGCTAGCATCAGCGGTTAGAGAAATAGTTCAAAATTCTGTAGATGCACACGCTACCACTATCGACGTCATGATCGACCTCCCTAATTTGAGCTTTGCAGTTTACGATGATGGTATTGGTTTGACTCGAAGTGACCTAAATATATTGGCCACACAAAATTATACTTCCAAAATACGAAAGATGAATGATTTAGTAACGATGAAAACCTACGGTTACAGAGGAGACGCCCTATATAGCATTTCTAATGTCTCTAATCTGTTTGTTTgttccaagaaaaaggatTACAACTCTGCATGGATGAGAAAATTTCCATCCAAAAGCGTCATGTTGAGTGAGAATACCATACTCCCAATAGAtcctttttggaaaatttgtCCTTGGAGCCGAACAAAGTCTGGTActgttgttattgttgaagatatGCTGTATAATTTACCTGTCCGGCGCAGAATACTAAAGGAAGAACCCCCTTTCAAGACTTTTAACACAATAAAGGCAGATATGCTACAGATACTGGTAATGCACCCGATGATTTCACTCAACGTACAATATACAGACAAACTCAGAATCAATACAGAAGTTCTTTTCCGCTCAAAGAACATAACTGAGGGGTTAACAAAGCACCAGCAAATGTCTCAAGTACTGAGAAATGTGTTTGGGGCAATAATACCACCGGATATGCTTAAGAAAGTTTCCTTGAAGTTTAATGAATATCAGATTGAAGGGATCATATCGAAGATGCCCGTTGGATTGAAGGATCTtcaatttatatatatcaaTGGCAGACGTTATGCGGACAGCGCCTTTCAAGGATACGTCGATTCTTTATTCCAAGCACAAGATTTCGGGGAGAAAGGCATGAGTTTACTCAAAACTAAAAGCGTGGGAAAACCGTATCGATCACATCCCGTCTTCATCCTTGATGTTCGGTGCCCCCAAACTATCGATGACCTGTTACAAGATccagcaaagaaaattgttAAGCCTTCCCATATACGTACCATTGAACCATTGATCGTTAAGACCATTCGCTCCTTTCTGACATTTCAAGGATACTTAACGCCTGATAAATCAGATTCATCTTTCGAAATAGTCAATTGTTCACAGAAGACGGCAACATTGCCTGATAGTCGAATCCAAATCAGTAAACGTAATCAAGtattaaattcaaaaatgaagattGCACGCATTAATTCATACATAGGAAAACCCGCTGTCAATGGATGTAGAATAAACAATAGTACAATAAACTAcgaaaaaatcaagaatatAAGAATCGACGGTCAGAAATCAAGGTTACGGAATAAACTCTCTTCCAGGCCCTACGATAGTGGTTTTACAGAAGATTATGACAGTATAGGAAAAACCATAAcagatttttcaatatcaagaTCTGTCCTGGCAAAATATGAAGTGATTAATCAAgtagataaaaaatttattctcATACGTTGTTTAGACCAATCTATTCATAATTGCCCACTATTAGTTCTAGTTGATCAACATGCTTGCGATGAGAGGATAAGACTAGAAGAGCTATTTTATAGCCTGTTGACAGAAGTTGTAACCGGAACTTTTGTTGCACGAGACCTCAAGGATTGTTGCATTGAAGTTGATCGTACTGAGGCTGACTTATTTAAGCATTATCAAAGTGAATTTAAAAAGTGGGGAATTGGCTATGAAACAATTGAGGGAACAATGGAAACCTCACTTTTGGAAATTAAAACACTGCCTGAGATGTTAACTTCCAAATATAACGGGGATAAAGACTACTTAAAAATGGTCTTGCTGCAACATGCTCATGACCTGAAGGATTTCAAAAAACTTCCAATGGATTTATCCCATTTCGAAAACTACACTTCGGTTGATAAATTATATTGGTGGAAGTACTCAAGCTGCGTTCCAACGGTCTTTCATGAAATTCTTAACAGCAAGGCATGCAGATCTGCTGTTATGTTTGGAGATGAATTAACCCGGCAAGAGTGCATAATTTTAATTAGCAAGCTCTCGCGATGCCATAACCCATTCGAATGCGCCCACGGGAGACCTTCTATGGTACCCATTGCAGAATTGAAGTAA
- the SVS1 gene encoding Svs1p (Cell wall and vacuolar protein; required for wild-type resistance to vanadate; SVS1 has a paralog, SRL1, that arose from the whole genome duplication) gives MIFKILCSLLLVTSNFASALYVNETTSYTPYTKTLTPTYSVSPQETTLTYSDETTTFYITSTFYSTYWFTTSQSAAIISTPTASTPTASTPSLTTSTNEYTTTYSDTDTTYTSTLTSTYIITLSTESANEKAEQISTSVTEIASTVTESGSTYTSTLTSTLLVTVYNSQASNTIATSTAGDAASNVDALEKLVSAEHQSQMIQTTSADEQYCSASTKYVTVTAAAVTEVVTTTAEPVVKYVTITADASNVTGSANNGTHI, from the coding sequence atgattttcaaaatattgtgTAGTTTACTACTGGTAACCTCCAACTTCGCTTCTGCCTTATATGTCAATGAAACTACGAGCTATACACCATACACGAAGACATTAACTCCAACATACTCTGTTTCACCTCAAGAGACAACATTAACGTACAGCGATGAAACAACCACCTTCTACATAACATCTACTTTTTACTCTACCTACTGGTTCACTACCTCCCAATCAGCTGCTATTATTAGTACACCTACTGCAAGTACACCTACTGCAAGCACGCCTAGCCTAACTACGTCCACAAATGAATACACCACCACCTATTCTGACACAGACACCACCTACACGTCTACTCTGACCTCTACTTACATAATAACTCTATCTACGGAATCCGCCAACGAGAAGGCTGAACAGATTTCCACGAGCGTCACAGAAATTGCTTCTACAGTAACCGAATCGGGCAGTACATACACCTCTACTTTGACCTCAACCTTATTGGTTACTGTATATAATTCCCAAGCTAGTAATACAATAGCGACATCCACAGCTGGGGACGCCGCCTCCAATGTTGATGCCTTAGAAAAGTTAGTCTCTGCTGAACATCAATCTCAGATGATTCAAACCACATCCGCCGATGAACAGTACTGTAGTGCGTCTACCAAGTATGTTACAGTTACAGCTGCTGCAGTTACCGAAGTGGTTACTACTACGGCGGAGCCTGTTGTTAAATACGTTACTATAACTGCCGATGCTAGTAATGTTACAGGTTCTGCTAACAACGGTACCCACATTTAA
- a CDS encoding uncharacterized protein (hypothetical protein; green fluorescent protein (GFP)-fusion protein localizes to the membrane of vacuole with cell cycle-correlated morphology), whose protein sequence is MYVSNGKDTCQLLGPVSLFVQTLMGMTAVIVLLVKRNYEHPRRKMIVWSYDIGKQIIGSLGIHFLNLGISILKKRRRSLFAITAKGNDDEDQCDWYFLNLLLDTTVGIPILWLCLYIIEKVLKSLHFQNIESGNYFPSKTVGSHPRKPLFSAFVKQLLIFIVGLGVMKFCVFLILNYLEDLAYWFADLILGWSDSWPNFQVFLVMFVFPILLNCFQYFCVDNVIRLHSESLTITNAENFETNTFLNDEIPDLSEVSNEVPNKDNNISSYGSII, encoded by the coding sequence ATGTATGTTTCTAATGGGAAAGACACTTGCCAGTTGTTGGGGCCCGTGTCTCTTTTTGTCCAGACATTGATGGGTATGACAGCCGTGATTGTGTTATtggtgaaaagaaactatgAGCATCCAAGGAGAAAAATGATTGTGTGGAGTTATGACATTGGAAAACAAATCATCGGCTCTCTTGGaatccattttttgaatctaGGCATCAGCATACTGAAGAAAAGACGAAGGTCACTCTTCGCAATCACTGCAAAAGGcaatgatgatgaggatCAATGCGATTGGTATTTTCTTAACTTACTCCTGGATACTACTGTTGGGATTCCCATTCTTTGGTTGTGCTTATAcataattgaaaaagtgCTAAAATCCTTACACTTCCAAAACATTGAAAGTGGTAATTATTTTCCATCTAAAACCGTTGGGAGCCACCCCAGAAAACCCTTATTCTCTGCCTTCGTGAAACAGCTGCTTATATTCATTGTTGGGCTGGGCGTGATGAAGTTCTGCGTGTTTCTAATACTAAACTACTTAGAAGACTTGGCATACTGGTTCGCCGATCTTATCCTTGGCTGGTCAGATTCATGGCCAAactttcaagtttttctgGTCATGTTTGTCTTTCCTATCTTACTGAATTGCTTCCAGTACTTTTGTGTCGACAATGTCATCAGGTTACATTCTGAGAGCCTAACGATAACCAATGCAGAGAATTTTGAAACGAACACATTCCTAAATGACGAAATTCCTGATTTATCGGAAGTCTCAAATGAAGTGCCTAACAAGGATAACAACATTTCCAGCTATGGTAGCATAATATAG
- the BEM4 gene encoding Bem4p (Protein involved in establishment of cell polarity and bud emergence; regulates filamentous-growth mitogen-activated protein kinase (MAPK) pathway; interacts with the Rho1p small GTP-binding protein, the pleckstrin homology (PH) domain of Cdc24p, and with the Rho-type GTPase Cdc42p; stabilizes Cdc42p levels, resulting in elevated fMAPK pathway signaling; involved in maintenance of proper telomere length) codes for MDYEEILFGLQPILNASSIKDVPMNDVYLGSYLAVMDQLAVSLREPSNRDIVGKTGLLLNLVRVLEQALDICFHDTSISINDKIAFYEISSEVIRCIANAIIDNDDNREILLDSGGKKLLNYYIGGVLQLDEISSDKSEDSLVDKLQMRSVVLLRNFCIGNLKYTENLAPFIRGPLFVLLKTTQYSYLSSPEKVVLGSDLLNDILKVNYSNVQISDLFFLSQYIKKISSNVQNKELQAMEDGAVEAYSNTETQKFAGQGNQEYIEKEEEDDEEDVNCELLLNLSTCLETIVAKDETINFTNEEQLVLSMQKNLILSLVCLESKTFNNKLIVMRRLISCAGNISANLTNSNKREQSLCIETIKSSASSYALAAALMILCNSVASKSDAVALLKLISLSELIQVGSLLQDPLQYQGFLDLLRKLLNLENTMWLDIKDLFTLFQIMRRCHEQTKYYNNLRSLLTNLLNKTLTVLPSSKIHNSISSDPTIISFIAEHGTLTSCIAMDKLLVSKKALPKEAITSLWDSIFKFQNLGQAEQLSISDLFHITKTVGIYLKDSSVTADVNPIENILFKDYIQKLTLILETILSFKENKDKGSESCFNNGKFIAGIILNIVKNTKCLTPEEQNLEALAKSFF; via the coding sequence ATGGATTACgaagaaattttatttgGTCTGCAACCGATCCTCAATGCGTCTTCAATAAAGGATGTTCCGATGAACGATGTCTACTTAGGAAGCTACCTAGCGGTAATGGACCAATTGGCTGTTTCGTTGAGAGAACCAAGTAATAGAGATATTGTTGGTAAAACTGGGCTGCTACTGAACCTAGTAAGAGTATTAGAACAAGCGCTTGATATCTGCTTTCATGATACGAGCATTTCaattaatgataaaatagCGTTTTATGAGATCAGTTCTGAAGTGATTAGATGTATCGCTAACGCAATAattgataatgatgataatcGGGAAATTCTCTTGGATTCTGGAGGTAAAAAGCTTCTTAATTATTATATAGGCGGGGTTCTTCAGCTGGACGAAATTTCTTCTGACAAGAGTGAGGATAGCTTAGTGGATAAATTACAGATGCGGTCAGTTGTGCTACTAAGGAATTTTTGCATTGGAAATCTCAAGTATACAGAAAATTTGGCTCCCTTCATTAGAGGTccattatttgttttgttgaAAACCACACAATATAGCTATTTGTCATCTCCCGAAAAAGTTGTTTTAGGTTCAGATTTATTGAACGATATTTTAAAAGTCAATTACTCAAATGTTCAAATAAGCgatctctttttcttaagCCAGtacatcaaaaaaatctcttCAAATGTGCAAAATAAAGAATTGCAGGCAATGGAAGATGGAGCAGTCGAAGCATATTCAAATACTGAAACTCAGAAGTTCGCTGGCCAAGGAAATCAAGAGTACATcgaaaaagaggaagaagatgatgaggaGGACGTTAATTGTGAATTGCTATTAAATCTGTCAACATGTCTTGAAACTATTGTAGCCAAGGATGAAACTATAAACTTTACCAATGAGGAGCAGCTTGTGCTAAGcatgcaaaaaaatttaatattGTCCTTAGTTTGCTTAGAATCAAAAACCTTCAATAATAAGCTAATTGTAATGAGAAGACTCATATCGTGCGCAGGCAACATCTCCGCCAACCTAACAAACTCTAACAAACGAGAGCAATCATTATGTATCGAAACTATTAAGAGTTCCGCAAGTAGTTATGCCCTAGCCGCAGCTTTGATGATATTATGTAACTCAGTTGCATCCAAAAGTGACGCTGTCGCGCTACTGAAGCTCATATCTCTTAGTGAATTGATTCAAGTTGGTAGCTTGCTACAAGACCCACTACAATATCAAGGATTCCTAGATTTACTGAGGAAGCTGTTAAATCTGGAAAATACCATGTGGCTAGATATCAAGGACCTCTTCACCCTATTTCAGATTATGAGAAGATGTCACGAGCAAACTAAATATTATAACAACCTGAGATCGTTATTAACAAATTTATTAAACAAAACTTTAACGGTGCTTCCAAGTTCAAAAATACACAATTCAATAAGCAGTGatccaacaattatctctTTTATAGCAGAGCATGGAACGTTAACGTCCTGTATTGCGATGGATAAGCTGCTTGTGTCCAAGAAAGCCCTTCCTAAAGAAGCTATTACATCCCTATGGGATTCGATCTTcaaattccaaaatttaGGTCAAGCAGAACAACTAAGCATCTCAGATTTATTTCATATCACAAAAACGGTTGGAATTTATTTAAAAGATTCAAGTGTAACAGCTGACGTGAATCCGATTGAAAATATACTATTCAAGGATTACATTCAAAAGTTAACCCTGATATTAGAGACCATACTttcatttaaagaaaataaagataagGGTAGCGAGAGTTGTTTCAACAATGGGAAATTTATAGCGGGCATAATACTAAACATTGTGAAAAATACGAAATGCTTAACGCCAGAGGAACAAAATTTAGAAGCGCTTGCAAAATCGTTCTTTTAG
- the CDC60 gene encoding leucine--tRNA ligase CDC60 (Cytosolic leucyl tRNA synthetase; ligates leucine to the appropriate tRNA; human homolog LARS can complement yeast temperature-sensitive mutant at restrictive temperature), giving the protein MSSGLVLENTARRDALIAIEKKYQKIWAEEHQFEIDAPSIEDEPITMDSEELHRTYPKFMSSMAYPYMNGVMHAGHCFTLSKVEFSIGFERMNGKRALFPLGFHCTGMPILACADKLKREAELFGKNFDNVPAEEEEIKEETPAEKDHEDVTKFKAKKSKAAAKKGRGKYQFEIMLQLGIPREEIIKFADAKYWLTYFPPLCESDCTSLGARIDWRRSFVTTDANPYYDAFIRWQMNKLKAAGKIKFGERYTIYSEKDGQACMDHDRQSGEGVTPQEYIGVKIEALEFADDAAKIIDSSSDLDKSKKFYFVAATLRPETMYGQTCCFVSPTIEYGIFDAGDSYFITTERAFKNMSYQKLTPKRGFYKPIVTVPGKAFIGTKIHAPQSVYPELRILPMETVIATKGTGVVTCVPSNSPDDYITTKDLLHKPEYYGIKPEWIDHEIVPIMHTEKYGDLTAKAIVEEKKIQSPKDKNLLAEAKKIAYKEDYYTGTMIYGPYKGEKVEQAKNKVKADMIAAGEAFVYNEPESQVMSRSGDDCIVSLEDQWYVDYGEESWKKQAIECLEGMQLFAPEVKNAFEGVLDWLKNWAVCRTYGLGTRLPWDEKYLVESLSDSTIYQSFYTIAHLLFKDYYGNEIGPLGISADQMTDEVFDYIFQHQDDVKNTNIPLPALQKLRREFEYFYPLDVSISGKDLIPNHLTFFIYTHVALFPKKFWPKGIRANGHLMLNNSKMSKSTGNFMTLEQTVEKFGADAARIAFADAGDTVEDANFDESNANAAILRLFNLKEWAEEITKESNLRTGEITDFFDIAFEHEMNALIEKTYEQYALTNYKNALKYGLFDFQAARDYYREASGVMHKDLIARYIETQALLLAPIAPHFAEYIYREVLGNQTSVQNAKFPRASKPVDKGVLAALDYLRNLQRSIREGEGQALKKKKGKSAEIDASKPVKLTLLISESFPEWQSQCVEIVRKLFSEQTLDDNKKVREHIEPKEMKRAMPFISLLKQRLANEKPEDVFERELQFSEIDTVKAAARNVKKAAQALKIAEFSAISFPYGAKTGKDIFTGEEVEIPPVTKIVENAVPGNPGVVFQNI; this is encoded by the coding sequence ATGTCTTCTGGTTTGGTCTTAGAAAACACGGCACGTAGAGATGCGTTAATCGCCATCGAAAAGAAGTACCAAAAAATATGGGCTGAAGAGCACCAATTTGAAATCGATGCGCCATCAATCGAAGATGAGCCCATTACAATGGACTCTGAAGAGTTACATCGCACGTATCCTAAATTCATGTCGTCTATGGCCTATCCTTATATGAACGGTGTTATGCACGCCGGCCATTGTTTTACTCTCTCCAAAGtcgaattttctattgGTTTTGAAAGGATGAACGGTAAAAGAGCTTTGTTTCCATTGGGTTTTCACTGTACAGGTATGCCAATCTTAGCATGTGCCGATAAACTAAAGAGGGAAGCCGAACTTTTTGGCAAGAACTTCGACAATGTAccagcagaagaagaagaaattaaagaagaaacgCCGGCTGAGAAAGACCACGAGGATGTTACCAAATTCAAAGctaaaaaatctaaagCCGCAGCCAAGAAGGGCCGTGGTAAGTACCAATTCGAAATCATGTTACAGCTTGGTATCCCTAGAGAAGAAATCATTAAGTTCGCCGACGCCAAGTACTGGTTGACCTATTTCCCACCTTTGTGTGAAAGTGATTGTACTTCACTTGGGGCTCGTATCGATTGGAGACGTTCTTTTGTCACCACTGATGCCAATCCTTATTACGATGCCTTTATTAGATGGCAAATGAACAAGTTAAAGGCTGCTGGTAAAATCAAATTCGGTGAACGTTATACTATTTACTCTGAAAAAGATGGTCAAGCTTGTATGGATCACGATAGACAATCCGGTGAAGGTGTTACACCACAAGAATATATTGGTGTGAAAATTGAAGCTTTAGAGTTCGCCGATGATGCCGCAAAAATCATTGATTCAAGCTCAGATCTTGacaaatccaaaaaattCTACTTTGTCGCTGCCACGTTGAGACCGGAAACTATGTATGGACAAACATGTTGTTTTGTTTCTCCAACAATTGAGTATGGTATATTTGACGCTGGTGATTCTTATTTTATCACTACTGAACGTGCATTCAAGAACATGTCTTACCAAAAGCTAACACCAAAGAGAGGCTTCTACAAGCCGATAGTTACTGTCCCAGGTAAGGCATTTATCGGTACCAAGATTCATGCCCCACAATCTGTATATCCAGAACTAAGAATATTGCCTATGGAAACTGTCATTGCTACCAAGGGTACTGGTGTCGTCACGTGTGTACCATCTAATTCACCAGATGACTACATTACCACCAAGGACTTGTTGCACAAACCTGAATACTACGGCATTAAACCTGAATGGATTGACCATGAAATTGTTCCAATTATGCATACCGAAAAGTATGGTGATTTAACTGCAAAGGctattgttgaagaaaaaaaaattcaatcTCCAAAGGATAAGAACTTGTTAGCAGAAGCCAAGAAAATTGCTTACAAGGAAGATTACTACACTGGTACCATGATATATGGTCCTTATAAAGGTGAGAAGGTCGAACAAGCCAAAAACAAGGTTAAGGCTGATATGATTGCCGCCGGTGAAGCTTTCGTCTACAACGAACCAGAATCTCAGGTCATGTCACGTTCTGGTGATGACTGTATCGTTTCTTTGGAAGATCAATGGTACGTTGATTACGGTGAAGAAAGTTGGAAGAAACAAGCAATTGAATGTTTGGAAGGGATGCAATTATTTGCTCCTGAGGTAAAAAACGCATTTGAAGGTGTTTTGGATTGGTTGAAAAACTGGGCTGTTTGCCGTACATACGGGTTAGGTACCAGATTGCCTTGGGATGAAAAATACTTAGTTGAGTCTTTATCAGACTCTACTATTTATCAATCATTTTATACCATTGCTCACTTACTATTTAAGGATTATTATGGTAACGAAATTGGACCATTAGGCATTTCAGCTGATCAAATGACAGATGAGGTTTTCGATTACATTTTCCAACATCAGGATGATGTCAAGAACACCAATATTCCTTTGCCTGCTTTACAAAAGTTGAGAAGGGAATTTGAGTATTTCTACCCATTAGACGTCTCAATTTCCGGGAAGGATTTGATCCCTAACCATTTAACTTTCTTCATTTACACACATGTTGCATTATTCCCAAAGAAATTCTGGCCTAAAGGTATCAGAGCTAACGGTCATTTGATGTTAAACAATTCTAAAATGTCGAAATCTACAGGTAATTTTATGACTTTAGAACAAACGGTTGAAAAGTTCGGTGCTGATGCAGCTCGTATTGCGTTTGCCGATGCGGGAGATACTGTTGAAGATGCAAATTTTGACGAATCTAACGCTAATGCTGCTATTCTGAGATTATTCAATTTGAAGGAGTGGGCAGAAGAAATTACCAAGGAATCTAACTTGAGAACTGGGGAAATTACagatttctttgatatcgCGTTTGAACACGAAATGAATGCTCTGATTGAAAAGACTTATGAACAGTATGCATTGACTAATTATAAGAATGCCTTGAAATACGGtctttttgatttccaAGCTGCTAGGGATTACTATCGTGAAGCTAGTGGTGTAATGCATAAAGATTTAATTGCACGTTATATTGAAACACAAGCCTTATTGCTGGCTCCAATTGCGCCTCATTTCGCTGAGTATATTTACCGTGAAGTTCTAGGTAACCAAACCTCTGTACAAAATGCCAAATTTCCACGTGCATCCAAACCAGTAGATAAGGGTGTTCTGGCTGCTTTGGATTACTTGAGAAATCTACAGAGAAGCATAAGAGAAGGCGAAGGGCAAGcactaaaaaagaagaagggcAAGTCTGCTGAAATCGATGCATCCAAACCTGTTAAGTTGACTTTATTGATCTCTGAATCATTTCCAGAATGGCAATCACAATGCGTGGAAATCGTCCGTAAACTATTCAGCGAACAGACTTTAGACGATAACAAAAAGGTCAGAGAGCATATTGAGCCTaaagaaatgaagagaGCTATGCCATTCATTTCTCTATTGAAACAACGTTTAGCTAATGAAAAGCCAGAGGATGTGTTTGAAAGAGAGTTACAATTCAGCGAAATCGATACTGTCAAGGCTGCTGCAAGGAATGTTAAGAAGGCAGCACaagctttgaaaattgCTGAATTTAGCGCAATTTCTTTCCCATATGGCGCCAAAACCGGTAAGGATATCTTTACTGgtgaagaagttgaaattCCACCTGTAACAAAGATTGTTGAAAATGCTGTTCCAGGTAACCCAGGTGTTGTCTTCCAAAATATTTAA
- the PET20 gene encoding Pet20p (Mitochondrial protein; required for respiratory growth under some conditions and for stability of the mitochondrial genome; subunit of a complex containing Mrx6p, Pim1p, and Mam33p that may regulate mtDNA replication) has translation MLKLARPFIPPLSRNNAISSGIVLTSRRFQSSFTFLSNQSLLSKNQMKSKRKKGSKKAAYHRQPPEHEHTAPLIKQNKTITKKEHSDVRGSHLKKKRSDFSWLPRVPSTSHLKQSDMTTNVLYSGYRPLFINPNDPKLKEDTGSTLYEFAMKLEDLNEPLSPWISSATGLEFFSEWENIPSELLKNLKPFHPPKEKSMNTNELIHVSAKRNTLVDNKTSETLQRKMDEFSKRRGKGRKKSVVTLLQMKKKLEG, from the coding sequence ATGTTGAAGCTAGCTCGTCCATTTATTCCGCCTTTATCAAGGAACAATGCCATTTCTTCAGGAATAGTTCTCACTTCTAGAAGATTTCAGTCTTCCTTTACGTTCTTAAGTAACCAGTCTTTACTATCtaaaaatcaaatgaaatccaaaagaaaaaagggcaGTAAAAAGGCAGCGTACCATCGTCAACCCCCGGAACACGAACATACTGCACCACTTATAAAGCAAAACAAGACAATCacaaagaaagaacatAGCGATGTGAGAGGTTCtcatttaaaaaagaaaagaagcgATTTTTCGTGGCTACCAAGAGTACCATCCACCTCACATTTAAAGCAGAGTGACATGACCACAAATGTACTCTATTCTGGATATAGACCCTTATTCATCAATCCCAATGACCCGAAGCTAAAGGAAGACACCGGAAGTACGTTATACGAATTTGCGATGAAGCTTGAAGATTTAAATGAACCTCTATCACCATGGATTTCCTCTGCCACTGGACTTGAATTCTTTTCAGAGTGGGAGAATATACCTAGTGAActactgaaaaatttgaagcCTTTTCATCCACCTAAGGAAAAATCAATGAACACAAATGAGCTTATTCATGTAAGTGCTAAGAGAAATACATTAGTTGACAATAAAACAAGTGAGACGCTTCAGCGGAAAATGGAtgaattttcaaagagaaGAGGAAAGGGGAGAAAAAAGTCAGTAGTGACGTTGCtccaaatgaagaaaaaacttgaGGGATGA